A single window of Amphiura filiformis chromosome 17, Afil_fr2py, whole genome shotgun sequence DNA harbors:
- the LOC140136979 gene encoding carbohydrate sulfotransferase 14-like gives MDNNQVPGIETTNNYKIKNTEIRRQTQVKDIMITNQLRTATPVSHEFTSSHGSKDIDNRQRKRIKYKNAICLEVYQTMPPSPLTKENLQIDKGANFETTYYNAEFNFFISTSWKVGSTNWLNAMRRLHDKTTSQKSNHTDVVIPILGNLNSYEFNARIEYYFKAIFVRNPLARLISAYRDKLVENKNRIVYRDLASNIVKLYRKGATVEEIESGNVTFPEFAQFVVDTYPKKIDPHWYPVVDRLKPCLIPYDFIGKMETIDTDSDYLFRKLKVDKLISLGTSYSHGRSGQIDLIRKYYEKLTVELFDKVLTMYEADFEVFGYRIPRNQTDFTTEEDLIGV, from the exons atggacaacaaccaagtacctggaatAGAAACTACAAACAACTACAAAATTAAGAACACagaaataagacgtcaaactcaagtcaaagacattatg ATTACCAATCAACTCAGAACAGCAACACCCGTAAGTCATGAATTTACAAGTTCCCATGGTAGCAAAGATATCGACAATCGACAAAGGAAACGTATAAAGTACAAGAATGCCATTTGTCTTGAGGTATACCAAACAATGCCTCCGTCACCTCTTACCAAAGAAAATCTTCAAATTGACAAAGGCGCTAATTTTGAAACGACATACTATAACGCGGAATTCAACTTTTTTATTAGTACATCTTGGAAAGTTGGGTCAACGAACTGGCTAAATGCAATGCGAAGACTTCACGATAAGACAACTTCCCAAAAATCTAACCACACGGACGTTGTAATTCCCATCTTGGGCAACTTAAATTCGTATGAATTTAATGCAAGAATTGAATAttactttaaagccatttttgtgCGTAATCCACTTGCAAGACTTATATCGGCGTACAGAGATAAACTTGTTGAAAATAAAAACCGAATTGTATATCGAGATTTAGCTTCGAATATCGTGAAATTGTATCGTAAAGGTGCGACTGTGGAAGAGATCGAATCGGGCAATGTGACATTTCCTGAATTTGCCCAATTCGTTGTTGATACGTACCCGAAGAAGATCGATCCACATTGGTACCCGGTGGTTGACAGACTCAAACCCTGCCTAATACCGTATGATTTTATAGGGAAAATGGAAACCATCGATACTGATTCGGATTACTTATTTAGAAAGTTGAAAGTTGACAAATTGATATCGCTTGGAACGTCCTACTCGCATGGTAGAAGTGGACAAATAGATTTGATAAGAAAATATTATGAGAAACTTACAGTTGAATTATTTGACAAAGTTTTGACAATGTATGAAGCTGATTTTGAAGTGTTTGGATACCGAATACCAAGAAATCAAACTGATTTTACCACAGAGGAGGATTTAATTGGCGTTTAG